Part of the Labilibaculum antarcticum genome, CTGGTGATACATCCTCAGGAAGTGTACCGGTAGGAAGAGAGTTTAGTTTTTCCAGAATTCTGGTTCTACTCCAGTAAAACTCAATCCCCTCTTCAAAGATGATATAGATACTTGAAACACCAAAAATGGAGTTGCTACGAATGGTTTTTACACCTGGAATCCCTAAAAGAGATGTTGTTAATGGATAAGAGATCTGGTCTTCAATATCCTGAGGAGATCTTCCCGGCCATTCGGTGTATACAATTTGTTGATTCTCACCAATATCGGGAATTGCATCAACAGGTACAGGATCATTTGGTAAAAACCCGGTATCCCAACCAAAAGGAGAATTTATAACTCCCCAGCTAATCATGACAATCAGCACCAAAAAAGTAACTAGTTTATTCTCAAGGAAAAAACGAATAATCTTATTAAGCATAGTTATTCAATTATGATTTAATCTTAACTTTAAAATACCTGACATGTTAGAAACTATAAGGCATAGCTGTCCTAACGCATCTTATAAAGAAAAGTTACAAATCATAATCTGTAATTCTGCAAACGAGAAAGTACGGTTTGAATTTTGGGTGGCGGAATAGAATTTCTGAAAATATATCCTATTGCCTTAACTGCGACCTCCATGTCGATTAATTCATTTGAAATTGGTAAAACAATCTCAAATTGACTAAAATCAAAAGTGTAAGATGAAATGGAAAAATCATCTTTAATTTTTAATGTAAAAGCCTCATCGTGACAGCATCCTTCCGGGATATCACAACATGACTTCGGTGCTGATAAAAAAGACACATCCTTTACATTACCTCCACAATAATGTGTAGAGATAGTCATACCTGTTGTAACAACAAATAAAACTAAAGTAAGTAATGTATGAATGATTTTTTTCAGCATTGAAATTAATATATAGCACAAATGTAAAAATAGTTTATCCAATTAGTGTGTATAATTTTTTTAAAGAAGTGCACAATTTTTGGATTCATTGAGATTTACACCTCTGTAATAGGTCTTCTCCCTATTTTCTTATCCTTACTGAACTCTCTGGGAGTTAGCCCAGTTATTGATTTGAATTGACGAGAAAAATGCTGACTTGAGCTGTAATTTAATTGGTAGGCTATTTCGCTAACATTTAACTCTTCGTAGCAAAGTAACTCTTTTGCTTTTTCTATTTTCTGAAGAATTAGATACTTTTCAATGGTAGTTCCTTCAATTTCTGAGAATAGTTTGCTTAAAGATGAATATGAATGCCCTATGGTATTTGGCAAGTACTCTGTTAAATTCCCTAAATGTTCTGATGATTCCTGGTGGTGTACCATTTTAATAATTTCGTTCTTTACCTGCTCAATCAATTGAGATTTTTTGTCATTCAACAATTCAAATCCAATCTCATTTAAAGCCTTTTTAAGATCATTGCACTGCAATTCGTTTATTGTATTCTGAAAAAGAACAGTTCCAAGGTCAATCTCAATATACTTAATATTCAATCTTTCAAGAACATCTTTTACCGCAGATATGCATCGAGGACACACCATGTTCTTAATGTGAATTTTACTTTTTCCCATTTATAAAGTTTTAATTATATGCTATTAAGTACCACTATTTTGAATTTATTAAGAATCAAGATCATCCATATTGTGATGCATTGCCAAATAAACAAAGTAAGAAAAACTATTGAGACAGGATCAACCTAAGCAGAAGAAATTTAATTGCATTTTTAAAAGGATCAACTTTATAATTTGAAAGATTATACTTAGAAAACTAATTAGAGACGGATTTTATAACTTTAATTGCAAAGCAATAAAGAGAATAAACTTACCGGATTTTAGTATTGCAGTTAAAAACAATTGGGAGCCCCAACAAAAGTGGGACTCCTAAATTATTAAATCTACAGCTATTTTGTGATAAATTCCTTTTGGTTGTGCAGCTCCTTTCTTAAAGAAATAGAGCCGATTTGGAGAACAAATGGAACGACCAATCCCGAAAATTCGGGAGAACGCCATATTTCCTATTCAATTAGCTATTTCCCTTATTCAAATATTGAAAAAACTTAACTTTATATTCCTCTGATAAAAAATCATCAGATTGATCTTTTAAAGGATCCAACCAATTTACTTTTTGTTTGGACCAATAGCCATTTGCAGGAAGAGGTATATCATTTTCATGGCATGTTTTCCTTAGTATTGATTCAGGAATACTATAAATTTTCGAAAGTTGAGTTTTTGGCTTAGACCATACTAGGTCATATAATTCTTTGCAGATTATTGAAATTGATTCCATGACTAAAGAGATTTAATATCCTCCTTAAGTTAGTGATGATTTTTCCGCTTCAAAAACAGCTCAGAATGATAAATATCATAAGGTTAATGCTTTTCTGCCAGCCATAAACTACTCACCTATTAATGATTATCTGCGAGGAGGGGTTTCACAGTACGCAATATCATTAATGTGTCATCAAATTCGCAGGAGTTGAAACAATCTTTTTAAAACTTGTTCGATCCAATTTAGATACGATTTGTGGGAATATATTTAAATTTGTCGATGCAGAAAGTGGTTTTTGTTGTGCAACTCAAAGATACTTTGAGATACTTAAATTCTTTCTCTCTTTTTTTATTCGTTTAGGACGCGATTGATATTGAGGGAAGAAATTATCCTTTTTTTAGGTACTTTTGCTTAAATTTAATACAGTTAAGTGACTTAACAAGCATTTTAACAAATCATTTCATGTCAAATTAATTCAAATGTAACCAACTGACAAACAGGCTATTATAAAGTTTTATTGCTTCTTATTTGTTACCCAAATAAGACAACACTCTACTTAATAAACATCTGATTACTTTCTGCATCGGAAAGTAATAAAGATATAAATACACTTCTCTTTATTGCCATGAGCCTGAATCATATCGATTTAGGCTCTTTCAGTATTATCAGAAGTTTTTCGATCAATGTTGATACGATGAGTGTTTTATCGATAACAAAGGAAAACTAGTTTTCTTTAGCTGTAATATGAACATTCGAAAAAGAATTTTGTCTTTTGATCATTCGAAAGTGAAAAATAAATAAAAAAACGGATTGTTTTCAATCATCAATCATCAATCACAAATAGAAAGGGATGTTTTAAATTACCGAGACCTGCAATCAGCTTACGTTTCTATTGATATTGTAACAGCTAATCTTCAATAGTTCTTCATTACAAAGCTCTGCCCCACAAATATTGAATTGCCTAATAAGACATCGAATAATGAAATTGAAGAAAAGAAGAAAATTTGATAAATATTTAGATATTTTAGATCACCCTATTCGGTTTAACCCATTTGTATTCAGCAGAACATTTTTGTTATGGGCATTTCTTGGCATAGTCGGTGGCATCATTGCAGCAGTGTATTTGATTGTTCTTGAATATCTGACAAATAGTATCGCCTATTTTGAAGGCTGGCTGGTTATTCCAGTGATGGCTATTTGTGGCCTATTAGCAGGTTTGGTCTCTCATTTTATAGGTGATCCGGGTGAAATAAATCTCATTGTAAATAATATTCGCTTTAATAAAGGCAAGCTCGATCCAAAGAAAAATCCATCAATGGTTCTGTCCTCATTACTCTGTATTGCTTCAGGAGGAAGCCTGGGTCCCGAAGCACCATTAGTGCAAGTGACAGGTTCAACCGGCTCATGGCTAGGGAGAATATTGCGCTTAAAAGGAGAAGAACTCCGATCGCTTAGCATTGCCGGTATGGCATCTGGATTTACCGCATTATTCGGCGCTCCATTAGGCGGAAGTCTTTTTTCACTGGAAATTCTGCATCATAAATATGCTATTGAATATTATAAAGCTATTGTTCCAGCACTTGTGGCAAGTTCTTTTAGCTATATTACATTTGCTTTTATCATCCATTTAAAATCAGGATCTGTGTGGCATTTTGATGCCTATGAAATGATTGACAAATTTGATTTCGTATATGTGGTCTTTTTTGCTTTTTTAGCTACGATGATAGGATGGTTATTTATTTGTTGTACGAAGGGTTTTAAATATCTTTTTGGAAAATTGAATATTCCAACCTACCTCAAAACATTAATCGGCGGAATAATACTCGGTGTTATTGCTCTTTATTTTCCATTAACCCGGTATTTTGGACTCAAGGAAATTAATGAGATTATGATTGGCAATTTATCAATTGATTTTCTGCTTGCAATTCTGATCTTTAAAATCCTCGCCATATCTGTGGCCGTCACTTCCGGTTGGAGAGGTGGATTTATTATCCCCATGTTCTTTCTTGGAGTTACATTAGGGCTGATTCTTCACCAATTATTTCCATCCATCAATCTGGCTTTAACTGTAATCAGTTGTATGGCGGCAATCAACGCCTGCGTGACCAGGACTCCTATGAGTACGACTATTTTATTGGCAACTTTAACAGGATTTACATATTTCGTTCCCATACTATTTGCAAGTTTAACCGGATATTTTCTTGCCCCGAGAATACCATTTATATCTTCACAAATGGAAAAAGAAAAATGATGAGTCGATCAGCTAATATCGTTTATATTTTTAATTCAAAAACAAAATAAGCTGCTATCAACTAATTCGGATTGAGTTAAAAAAATATAGACAAGCTGTTCCGAAGTTTATTAATCTACTTAATCAAATAAGAATTGAGGAATATGATTCTCACGGTAAAAGACCTGACAGGTTTTTTAAACCTGTCAGGTCTGAACTATTAATTGTATTTCGCTTCTGGTTTCGCAGCCATTAGTAGTTCTTCCCTTTCAACGCTGTCAGGTTTCCCCTGAAAACCGCCCACAGTACCGACTGCATTAATTGCTGAGCAGCGTGTTTGTTGCTGACGATCCCCTGCTCTAAACTATCGCATAAGGCCATGAGTTGATTTACTTATGACTTTACAATCGGAAGCAAAGCACTACGAATTTTCAGCAATAATCTTTTTTGCCTCTACTATTTTTCGTTTTCTTTCCTTTTCTGAATATCAGCAATTTCCTTATTTTGATGCAATTTTAAATTCTCAAGCAGCAACCTCTTTTCTTTTGCCTGCAAGAGTAAAGCGTTAACTTCTTTTTGAGCTTGAGCAACTTTCAATTCAAGTGCCTCTAATTGGTGCGTTTTTTTTGTTTCCATGGTGATATGATTAAGGTTTTGAAAGAGAACTTCCTGAATTTAAACAGATTGCCACGTTCCTTATTTTTCGGAACAAGCTCTACCTCCCCGCAATGAGATGTGAAATTTGAAACCTCCCTTAGGGTGAAAAGCCACTATCGTTTTTTTTTAGTTTTATTTCCTTTAGGGTTCGGAAGCAGGATTAAAAATCCTGAACTCTTTGGTCGCAGATTACAAATCTGTAAAACAGTAATACCCTGCACGATCAGTTCGTCACTTTTTCTTCATAAAAAAAATCCTCTAACACTTGGAGGATTTGTCTGTAAGTAGATATCGGTTTGTAAATTAAATTGAAGAATAATTAATGTTAATAAAATTGATTGCATTTTTACCAACAAGCCGAGGCCCTCAATTCCCATTTTAAACTTTTGTCGGTTTACAAGATAATTTCAGAAGTCTCTGCTTTTTTATTAAGCCCCTATTACTTCCATAGCATTCCCAGTTCTTGTTTTTCTTGTGCGTACAACGGTCAAATATTTTTGATTGCATTTGTTAATGAAATTAGCTCTTGTTTCGTTTTTTTCATTCGAAGCAATGCAATTAAGTACCTCAATAGCGTCAAACAACTCTTCGCAAGCAATTCGTACATATTTATATACTTCTTGGGTGTCGTAATCCACGTCATCATTTTTTGCAATACTTCTCTCCTCGCTTTGCTGATTAAAGGCTCTGTTGTCCTCCATCATTTCAAGATACCACGGAGTGGCTTCCAATATTGTTATCAATACCTGATTTTCTGGTAGATCTAACTCCTTAATTAAACTCGCCATTTTAGCAGACTGCCTTTTTTCGGCTCAACGACTGTCTGCAGGGCTTTTAATGCTTACGGAGCCACCTGTTTATAGGAGTTTGAAGGTGATAGTTCAAAAAATAAGACCCGACAGGTTTCCAAAACCTGTCGGGTCAGTAGTATTTCAATTCTTGCTATCTATATTACTAGTTAACTGCAAGTCTTTGTGTTATATTATTAAAACTCAGTCCCCTGAGCGTCATAATATTTAGACGTAATATCACCCGTTAATAAATCTTCTGTTACTACAACATATTGATACAAGTCATCAGTATTAACTATACGTAAACTGCGATCGCCTTGGCTATAAGAAAATATCGAAGTTACTCTTTTAGTTGCCGAAAGTTTACCATCCACTTTTTCATATTGATTTTCATAAACATGAATTTCTATTCCTTCTGAATACTCACTATTGTTTTGCCATCGAATTTGACAATCCGCAAGTTTAACTCCATTTTCATCATAACTAAAATGATTCCCAACATAACTTAATAGTTCAAATTGCTCTTTTTGCGTTGGGTGATGATACTCAAAATCAGTTTTAGAGAAACTTTCAATTAAATTCATATTTCGAACAGCAAAAGAAGTCATAAATTTTCGATGACCATTCTCCCAGTATTTTATTACTACACTGTTATCAATTTTCTTCACCAGTTTCTCGTTAGAATCGTAAAATTTCTTCTCCATTAACTCCTCATAAAGATCAAATATTTCAACTACATTGTATCCATCATCTTCGTACTGTCTTTCAAGTAATCTGCCCTTGTAATCAAGAACATTTATAACTTCTTTGTCATCATAAAGCGTTCTTCCTATCTCATCATAATAAGTTGTATAGCTATAAGCTTGACTTGTACTGGTTGAAGAAGTAAGATTATTGCCACTATAGTTGTATTCTATTGTGTTAACCTGAGTTTCCTCATATATTTGAGTTTGCAATTCTCTTACAAGTAGATTTTCGGAATTGTACTCAAAATCATATACGAAACTCTCTGTTTCTTCATCATTTTCATTTAATTCAATCCGAATAAGTTTCACCTCTAAACCATTGGTATATTCTGATTCATATTTTGGATATAGTATCTCTCCGTCCTGATTAAATCTAATTCTTGATAATGCATTTCCATCACTATCTACCGTTAGTTTAAGTGCAGAAGAAAAACTTCCATCAACATTATAATATTTATATTCTGTGATGTAATCATCCTCATTGTATAGGTAGTCTATATGCCCTGTTGCAACACCTGTCGCATTCAGACTTTCATTCTTAGTTACGAAGCCCTCCTCATTTAGGGTCAACAGACTTAAATTATTTTTTATTTTCTTAATATTTCCTGATTCATAATGCTCAGTGAAGAAATAATCAACTGTTGGTTGAGTATTTGTTCTTGTGTGATCCTCTACAGTTATCTTTTCTGGCAAACTTCCATCTACAGGGTAATAATGCTTAATCGTTTGGCCGATAAAATCAAGAGTAATATTTTTATTTACTGCATGATTTCTATAAATCTCTGAATAAGTTGGGATACCTCTTTGGGTAAAATGATGAACAATTTTTTCATTCTTATCAAGAAAGAAAGTTTCAATGTTCTTCAGGTACGATTGCACATTTGGCGTTTTATCAGAAAATGAAAGTGAACTATATCCAAAATCTTGTGGTTTCGATCCTAGTGTAGTTACAACCTGTATATCTATTTGTGTTGTTTCATCAACAGCTATTTTAAAGCTAATTGGCAATGCTTCCTGTACCCAAGCGGCAGCAAGTGAACCATCAACAGGAGAGGCAAAAGTAGTAGCACGATCCTCATTTTTAAGTAAAAAACCGGTAATGGCATAGCCATCTCCATTATCCAGATCAACTCCTTTTATGGTGAAGCTATTGTCTCCCCAATTTTCAAGTTGAACTTCTTTGGAGTTGAAACCATCTAACACTGCTCCATCTTTCTCAATGCTAATAATTGCAGTTTTTAAATTTTCTAACTCAAAAGATGTTCCTGCTGAAGATTTGGTATTTCCTGTTTCTGAAACACCTATTGCTAACATTCCTTTTCCGGATAATTCTATGTCCTTTTCGGGAGAATCATCCTTTGAACAAGAAAAGCAGGCTGCTGAGAATAAAGCAACAAGAATAAAAGTTTTTAATTCTTTCATAATTAAATTTGAATTGTTTATTTGTTTAAATACTAAATTGATAATTTCTTTTTTCAATATCTTATTACATGCACACAAGTATTATTTGAACATCTGTTTCAAATTGACTAATGCCACCCAAATTTTCTTCCAAGTCAATAATCTTTTTTGTCTCTACTATTTTTCGTTTTCTTTCCTTTTCTGAATTTCAGCAATTCCATTATTTTGATGAAATTTTAAATTCTCAAGCTGCAACCTCTTTTCTTTAGCCTGCAAAAGTAAAGCGTTGACTTCTTTTTGAGCTTGAGCAACTTTCAATTCAAGTGCTTCTAATTGGTGTATTTCTTTTGTATCCATAGTGATATGATTAAGGGTTTAAAAGATGACCTCATAAATTTAAACAAACAGGAGGAGGCATTACTTCAAAAAAACTTTGAAATTCAGCAATTTGTTCGGCTTTTTCCCAGTCTTTCATGCCTTCGCACCAAAGCAAACTGTCTTTTTCAATTTTTCCTTTTAATTCATTTATCGAAAAGGGACCTCTTTTATCTCCATTCTCGACATAGTACCATTGTTTATTCATTTCAAGATATATTAGATTTCAATATGGGTTCTTACTTATTATTATCTGCGCTTGTGTTTCCATTACTATTCGCCATAAACTGTCGGACTTAAAAACAACTCATCAATAGTCTCTATCATTTCTTTTTCTGGTTTGGCATAGAATACACCGGTATTGCCTCCTGCCCTGCAACCACGCAAAAACAGATAATACACGCCACCAAAATCACGTTCGTAAGTAAAATTTGGC contains:
- a CDS encoding HYC_CC_PP family protein, which translates into the protein MLKKIIHTLLTLVLFVVTTGMTISTHYCGGNVKDVSFLSAPKSCCDIPEGCCHDEAFTLKIKDDFSISSYTFDFSQFEIVLPISNELIDMEVAVKAIGYIFRNSIPPPKIQTVLSRLQNYRL
- a CDS encoding helix-turn-helix domain-containing protein codes for the protein MGKSKIHIKNMVCPRCISAVKDVLERLNIKYIEIDLGTVLFQNTINELQCNDLKKALNEIGFELLNDKKSQLIEQVKNEIIKMVHHQESSEHLGNLTEYLPNTIGHSYSSLSKLFSEIEGTTIEKYLILQKIEKAKELLCYEELNVSEIAYQLNYSSSQHFSRQFKSITGLTPREFSKDKKIGRRPITEV
- a CDS encoding chloride channel protein, which gives rise to MKLKKRRKFDKYLDILDHPIRFNPFVFSRTFLLWAFLGIVGGIIAAVYLIVLEYLTNSIAYFEGWLVIPVMAICGLLAGLVSHFIGDPGEINLIVNNIRFNKGKLDPKKNPSMVLSSLLCIASGGSLGPEAPLVQVTGSTGSWLGRILRLKGEELRSLSIAGMASGFTALFGAPLGGSLFSLEILHHKYAIEYYKAIVPALVASSFSYITFAFIIHLKSGSVWHFDAYEMIDKFDFVYVVFFAFLATMIGWLFICCTKGFKYLFGKLNIPTYLKTLIGGIILGVIALYFPLTRYFGLKEINEIMIGNLSIDFLLAILIFKILAISVAVTSGWRGGFIIPMFFLGVTLGLILHQLFPSINLALTVISCMAAINACVTRTPMSTTILLATLTGFTYFVPILFASLTGYFLAPRIPFISSQMEKEK
- a CDS encoding DUF4339 domain-containing protein, with the translated sequence MNKQWYYVENGDKRGPFSINELKGKIEKDSLLWCEGMKDWEKAEQIAEFQSFFEVMPPPVCLNL
- a CDS encoding PDDEXK family nuclease → MPWTDNNYHLQYLIYSIALKRYLEMRLPNFTYERDFGGVYYLFLRGCRAGGNTGVFYAKPEKEMIETIDELFLSPTVYGE